One Trichoderma asperellum chromosome 5, complete sequence genomic region harbors:
- a CDS encoding uncharacterized protein (BUSCO:EOG092D444G), with translation MASIACSLRAARPVAMRFAPRAAPMARLAMPFRSFSSTRLSLARKYTKDHEWIDLSADRKTGVIGISEYAAEQLGDVVYVELPPAGEWTDQGDSIGAVESVKSASDINAPIRCKVTHTNALLEEKPATINQVPEDDSAGGGWIVKVEVDEEGAAQFDELLDAEAYKAFTSE, from the exons ATGGCCTCAATTGCTTGCTCCCTGCGCGCTGCCCGCCCCGTGGCCATGCGCTTTGCGCCCCGAGCTGCCCCGATGGCTCGGCTGGCGATGCCCTTCAGaagcttctccagcacccGTCTGA GCCTCGCCCGCAAGTACACCAAGGACCACGAGTGGATCGACCTCTCGGCCGACCGCAAGACCGGCGTCATTGGCATCTCAGAGTACGCCGCCGAGCAGCTGGGCGACGTCGTCTACGTCGAGCTGCCCCCCGCGGGCGAATGGACTGACCAGGGCGACTCCATCGGCGCCGTCGAGTCCGTCAAGAGCGCCAGCGACATCAACGCGCCCATCCGCTGCAAGGTCACCCACACCAACGCCTTGCTGGAGGAGAAGCCCGCCACCATCAACCAGGTGCCCGAGGACGACAgcgccggcggcggctggaTCGTCAAGGTCGAAGTTGACGAGGAGGGCGCCGCGCAGTTTGACGAGCTGCTGGATGCCGAGGCCTACAAGGCGTTTACTTCCGAGTAA
- a CDS encoding uncharacterized protein (TransMembrane:13 (o523-543i555-577o583-603i623-643o649-666i673-693o699-718i730-750o762-783i804-821o827-845i857-875o881-903i)), which produces MASSVLRPLATELYFSPSTASSSRFLRSRIQNVKPLVSCHRQWHASSGAQRQTAVVAAAAKSLALVRRDSPVPRVPALFPKAYSTDATTVVPPTTPYSQLTVGVPRETFPGERRVALTPANVALLLKKGYSKVLVERGAGASAEFLDEAYEKAGATLVDSPNGIWSAADIVLKVRGPSKSEVNAIKKDQTILSFLQPGQNKDLVEKIAARGATYFAMEMVPRISRAQVFDALSSMANIAGYKAVLEASNVFGRFLTGQVTAAGKIPPCKVLVIGAGVAGLSAIATARRMGAIVRGFDTRPAVREQIESLGAEFIEVDMHEDGSGAGGYAKEMSKEFIEAEMRLFKEQAREVDIIITTALIPGKPAPKLIKMDMLDVMKPGSVIVDLAAEAGGNCEATKAGEMITYNDVKVIGYTDLPSRLPTQSSTLYSNNITKLLLSMSPKEKEFGIDLSDEVVRGAIVMQKGEILPPAARPAPPPAPAKPAAAAVVEAVELTPWQKKTREVATVTAGMTSMLALGKFTGPLFMSNAFTFALASLIGYRVVWGVAPALHSPLMSVTNAISGMVGIGGLFVLGGGYLPETIPQTFGALSVLLAFVNVGGGFVITKRMLDMFKRPTDPPEYPWLYAIPAALFGGGFIAAASTGAAGLVQAGYLISSVLCIGSLSGLASQATARMGNMLGILGVGTGVLASLAAVGFSPEVLTQFTGLAAVGAIAGMLIGKRITPTDLPQTVAALHSVVGLAAVLTSIGSVMGDISHLTTLHMVTAYLGVLIGGVTFTGSIVAFLKLAGRMSSRPKLLPGRHAINTGLLATNAATFGAFLTMAPGAPMIAAGALAANTALSFIKGYTTTAAIGGADMPVVITVLNAYSGFALVAEGFMLDNPLLTSVGALIGVSGSILSYIMCVAMNRSLTNVLFGGLGTPTQALEYKPEGQATETSVEDVADQLVNAESVIIVVGYGMAVAKAQYALSSIVQSLRSKGITVRFAIHPVAGRMPGQCNVLLAEASVPYDIVLEMDEINDDFPETDLVLVIGANDTVNPIAMEKGSSIEGMPVLHAWKAKQVIVMKRTLASGYADVPNPMFYMPNTKMLFGDAKVSCDAIKSAVEGKL; this is translated from the exons ATGGCGTCCTCTGTGCTTCGCCCACTGGCCACCGAGCTCTACTTTTCGCCCTCTACTGCTTCTTCGTCGCGCTTCTTGCGCTCTCGAATCCAAA ATGTCAAGCCCTTGGTAAGCTGCCACCGCCAATGGCACGCCTCTTCGGGGGCGCAACGGCAGACTGCAGTTGTCGCCGCGGCTGCAAAATCATTGGCGCTGGTTCGCCGTGACTCTCCGGTTCCACGAGTTCCCGCTCTTTTCCCAAAGGCATACTCGACGGACGCGACCACTGTGGTGCCACCCACGACTCCTTATAGTCAGCTCACGGTTGGTGTGCCGCGAGAGACCTTTCCGGGCGAGCGCCGCGTCGCATTGACTCCGGCCAATGTGGCTCTGCTCCTAAAGAAGGGTTACTCCAAGGTCTTGGTCGAGCGCGGAGCTGGTGCTTCGGCTGAATTCTTGGATGAGGCCTATGAAAAAGCTGGCGCCACTCTTGTCGACTCCCCCAATGGCATCTGGTCTGCAGCCGATATAGTTCTCAAAGTTCGAGGGCCCTCAAAGTCTGAAGTCAATGCTATCAAGAAAGACCAGACGATACTATCTTTCCTCCAGCCTGGCCAGAACAAAGATCTGGTTGAAAAGATTGCCGCCAGAGGAGCGACTTACTTTGCAATGGAAATGGTCCCCCGTATCTCTCGCGCTCAAGTTTTTGATGCCCTCAGTAGCATGGCAAACATTGCCGGCTACAAGGCTGTATTGGAAGCATCCAACGTCTTTGGTAGATTCTTGACCGGCCAAGTCACGGCTGCTGGCAAGATTCCGCCTTGCAAAGTTTTGGTCATTGGAGCCGGTGTAGCTGGTCTCAGCGCAATCGCAACCGCTCGTCGCATGGGTGCCATTGTTCGCGGATTTGATACTCGTCCTGCGGTCAGGGAGCAGATTGAGTCCCTCGGCGCTGAATTCATCGAGGTCGATATGCATGAAGATGGCTCTGGCGCCGGGGGCTACGCCAAGGAGATGAGCAAGGAGTTTATCGAGGCCGAAATGAGACTGTTCAAGGAACAAGCTAGGGAAGTCGACATTATCATCACTACAGCTCTGATTCCCGGAAAGCCCGCTCCCAAGCTCATCAAAATGGATATGCTTGATGTCATGAAACCTGGAAGTGTTATCGTTGATCTCGCTGCCGAGGCTGGCGGTAATTGTGAGGCCACCAAAGCTGGCGAAATGATTACATACAACGATGTCAAGGTCATTG GATATACTGATCTCCCATCTCGCTTGCCAACCCAATCGTCTACTCTCTACTCGAACAACATCACCAAGCTCTTGCTGTCAATGTCTcccaaggagaaggaatTTGGAATTGACCTGTCTGACGAGGTTGTCAGAGGCGCCATCGTCATGCAAAAGGGAGAAATCCTGCCACCCGCTGCTCGTCCTGCAcctcctccagcaccagccaAACCCGCAGCGGCTGCCGTAGTTGAAGCTGTAGAACTCACTCCTTGGCAGAAAAAGACTCGAGAAGTGGCTACTGTGACTGCCGGAATGACAAGCATGCTCGCTCTTGGAAAGTTCACTGGACCTCTGTTCATGTCTAATGCGTTCACCTTTGCGCTGGCTAGTTTAATCGGTTATCGTGTCGTCTGGGGCGTGGCACCCGCTCTGCACTCTCCATTGATGAGCGTTACAAATGCGATTTCTGGCATGGTTGGTATCGGCGGTCTATTCGTTCTCGGCGGAGGCTACTTGCCTGAGACAATTCCTCAAACCTTTGGCGCTCTCAGCGTGCTGCTCGCCTTTGTGAATGTTGGCGGTGGCTTTGTCATCACCAAACGAATGCTCGATATGTTCAAAC GACCTACTGACCCCCCTGAGTATCCCTGGCTTTACGCTATCCCGGCTGCTCTCTTTGGCGGAGgcttcatcgccgctgcgTCGACTGGAGCCGCTGGCCTTGTCCAGGCGGGCTATCTCATCAGTTCTGTTCTTTGCATTGGATCTCTCTCTGGTTTGGCCTCTCAAGCAACTGCTCGTATGGGTAATATGCTCGGCATCCTCGGTGTTGGCACTGGTGTGTTGGCTAGTTTGGCTGCCGTGGGCTTCTCTCCCGAGGTCTTGACACAATTCACCGGACTGGCTGCTGTAGGAGCTATTGCTG GCATGTTGATTGGAAAGAGAATTACGCCTACTGATTTGCCTCAGACTGTCGCTGCCCTGCACTCAGTTGTTGGTCTTGCAGCCGTGTTAACCAGCATTGGCAGTGTAATGGGCGACATTTCCCACCTCACAACTTTGCACATGGTAACTGCATATCTTGGTGTCCTCATCGGTGGTGTGACCTTTACTGGATCTATTGTTGCGTTCCTTAAGCTAGCAGGCCGCATGTCTTCTCGCCCCAAGCTTCTTCCTGGCCGACATGCAATCAACACTGGATTGCTGGCAACCAATGCTGCTACTTTTGGCGCTTTCCTCACCATGGCCCCTGGTGCTCCGATGATTGCTGCTGGAGCACTTGCAGCTAACACGGCGCTGAGTTTCATCAAGGGATATACGACAACTGCTGCAATTGGAGGCGCTGATATGCCTGTCGTCATTACCGTGCTGAATGCCTACAGTGGTTTCGCTCTGGTGGCCGAAGGGTTCATGCTGGATAACCCTCTTCTGACATCTGTGGGAGCTCTGATAGGCGTATCTGGTTCCATTCTGTCGTACATCATGTGCGTTGCCATGAACCGGTCCCTAACCAATGTCTTATTCGGAGGCCTGGGGACTCCGACACAAGCCTTGGAGTATAAGCCCGAGGGCCAAGCTACTGAAACGTCTGTGGAAGATGTTGCCGACCAGCTAGTAAACGCCGAGTCCGTTATCATAGTGGTTGGATATGGAATGGCTGTCGCAAAGGCACAGTATGCACTCTCAAGCATTGTCCAATCGCTGCGATCGAAAGGCATCACTGTTCGCTTCGCTATTCACCCAGTTGCCGGTCGCATGCCTGGGCAATGTAACGTGCTGTTGGCGGAAGCAAGCGTACCTTATGATATCGTGCTGGAAATGGACGAGATAAACGATGACTTCCCTGAGACCGATCTGGTCTTGGTCATTGGTGCTAACGATACCGTTAACCCGATTGCTATGGAGAAGGGCAGCTCCATTGAAGGCATGCCAGTTTTGCATGCTTGGAAGGCCAAGCAAGTTATTGTGATGAAGCGGACTTTGGCCAGTGGTTATG CCGATGTGCCGAACCCCATGTTCTATATGCCAAACACTAAGATGTTGTTTGGCGATGCAAAGGTTTCTTGTGATG CCATTAAATCAGCCGTAGAAGGGAAATTGTAA
- a CDS encoding uncharacterized protein (EggNog:ENOG41~SECRETED:SignalP(1-16)): MKLAMALVALIGLSAANPRPQIPTPDTPPPPLSSQLPEPTTTSTSTSPKGAPPPAPTREPPVPEGPICECGYTYCASVLMGMKKPWSQKQLAEAYCKTPHASCNDNVPATNTSSALYICLCDDIDQKVGTHLDLVCGCDKCLNIGPDFRGRCETPCHGGNCQMEL; encoded by the exons ATGAAGCTGGCCATGGCTCTAGTTGCCCTGATTGGACTGTCTGCCGCCAATCCCAGACCCCAGATTCCAACGCCCGACACGCCCCCTCCGCCACTCTCCTCTCAGTTGCCGGAACCAACGACGACTAGCACTTCGACCTCGCCCAAGGGTGCGCCACCTCCTGCTCCCACCAGGGAGCCTCCCGTGCCGGAGGGGCCCATCTGTGAATGCGGCTATACCTATTGCGCGTCTGTGCTAATGGGCATGA AAAAGCCCTGGTCTCAGAAGCAGCTGGCCGAGGCATACTGCAAGACTCCCCACGCCTCGTGCAATGACAACGTCCCTGCTACAAACACCTCGTCTGCGCTGTACATCTGTCTTTGCGACGACATCGACCAAAAGGTCGGCACGCACTTGGATCTCGTTTGCGGGTGTGACAAGTGCTTGAATATTGGGCCCGACTTCCGGGGCCGTTGTGAGACTCCTTGCCACGGCGGGAACTGCCAGATGGAATTGTAG